The DNA sequence ATTCCAACTCGGCATCGTCTACTCAACCGCATGCATCGACATCTTCCGCACCCGCTGCGCACTCGTCGACAATTTCACCCGGATCCACGACACTAATGTCGACAAACGAAATCATCGCGCGCTTCATTCCCTTTCTCAATCCTGTCCCTATTCCAATTAACTGGGATATGGGTAATAATGTCGCGTTACGACAATTAGTTTCCACTCTTCTTGGTGACCCTACAGTGTTTGACATGGTAGATGAAGGAGCAATGGAACAGAGTGCGACACCAGCGGAAGACCTGACAATGCAGGATGGAGCTCTGCTGCCCGGAGCGCCTTCGGCCACAGTGGAAGAGGAGCCACAGGAGCTGGTTAGCGATACCGATGCCGTTATAGATAACATGGTGCCGGTGGAAGATAACAATGCTCCTCTTGGTTTCCGAGGCGAGAATGTGGCTCCCGATGTCGCGGTCGACAACGCGCAGGCGACTTACGAAGAGCAGACGGACGCTTCTCATGCCAGCTCCAGTTCTTTGCACCGATCTGGCTCCCATCGCCGCTCAAAACCGCCCAGAGGTCAATTTTCACCTGTCGATTGGTCCACAACGCCGAGAACTGAGACGAGAGATGGCAACGTCATACTGAACCTTAGCCCGACTGCCAAACTACTTCTCGGACCTCCCTCTAcgtctccgtctccgttCCAGAGAAGCACATCTAGCCCGATTGCAAATCCCAGTATGAACCCCAGCGCGCTGCACAATCTCGCCAGTTCTTTATCAGCAAGTAGGCATACGATAGCAACGACACCTCCGCTGGCGATGACCCCCACCAGATCCTACACACTGCCGCCCCCGATGGAAGGCTCAATCGCTGAGCTGAGGAAGGCGACGTTAGGGACGGCGTATACAGATGCATATGTATACGGAGAAGCGCTGAAGAGAGAGCGCAGCTTTGGTGGTCATGAGACGGGCGATGGAAGGGAAGGCAGAGTAGACATGGTTATGGGTGCAGAGGCGGGCGAGAGAATGTTGAGTCCCCAGagcgaagaggaggaagacgaagaggacaACGGCGATgctgaagaaggaaatgaggatgaggatgaggacgatgatgatgacgagcAGAGGGATGAATTAATGGACGATGATCAAGACCAGACGGTCCAGGGGTCGAAAGGTGCTGCACTCGCTTCCGGCGTGGCGTCTATATCTCTGGAAGGGGAATCAACCGCGGACATTGTGTTGAAAGAGACCACAGAGTCCAATGCATCCTCATTGTCAACTCTCACATCTTTGGCTCCTTCGACTGTTGGATCTACTCCCGAACGTGACATACAGACAAACCCTACTCCGTCAGCTCAGGCTGattcttcatctttgccTACGATCGATGCAACAACAACCAATTTTGTTTCTCTAAGAAAGGATTCTACTATACGTCCTATCTCTACTGTCGAACCCTCGAACTCGGCTGCCACTTTGTCTGTATCTCATACCGCTTCAACTGCGACTTTGTCAACGTCCGCCACTACAACGATCCCATTCACAGATTCTCAGCAATCTCAGACGATAGAAGACGAAGATACTGTGCACGCCTTGGTTATGGTGGGATCTCAGGATTCACAATTCAACGAAGAGATGTATGATGTCAATGCTGATGATACGATGGGTAGCGCGCTCACATCTTACGGATacgaggatgatgaagatgtgACAGCGCCTGTTCCGGAAAACACATTGTCACCGCTCTTCACAACACCTTCGCAGACCCCCGCCCCCCAAGTTTCCTCTGCTGGCCCGTCCTCGTCACTTCAACGTCAAGAATCTGCTCATGGTGGTTCTTCATTCGATGAAGACCACACGATGGACACGTCTACTCCCATCAAGGCCAAATCTGCAGCTTTCAAACATGGTTCTAATCtcgacgaagaggagaaTTCAGAAACGACGAGGATTGTCCAGGCGAAGAAAGAATTGAATAGCCCGATAACTGTTCCAGCGCAGATTGGACGAAAGTATACGTATATCCCGTCCGAATCGCCCTCACCCAGTAGGATGTCCAAGCCTGCTAAATTCATAGCCCAGGCAAATCCGAAAGCGTCGACGTCGAAAGCCCATGCTACGAATGAGATTGCGGAAAACGTTTCTAATGCTCCTGGAACGTCGTCTCAGCGCGCACCCATGAAGCCCAAGAAGGAAGCTCTGACCatcaagaaagagaaaccaaGCACGTCGCAGCCCCCGGACGATGTAATATCCATTTCCTCTGATACCGACGATGAAATCGTGGTTAGGCCATCTCAAACTCAGACGCAGAAAAACCCTCCGACACTTTCGCAGAAACCTTCTACGCAGTCGAGAGCGACTGTTCCGAGGCCAATCCCTGATGCGAGACGCAAGGCTTCTGCTAAGACCAATTCTCCTGAAATTGTCGACCTTACAACACCTGTGAGGGCTGCCCCTGCGGCAGCAGCAATGAGTTCTCGCCCACAAGTGCGAACTTTTGACCCTCTTTCTCATCTCGCGTCAACTTCGAAGGCTCTGTCTGAAAATCCTAAGAAGCTTGTAGAATCTGTAAAGCCTGTGCCCGTTCAGGAGAAACCAACGACACACAAACCCGAGGATatcaaagggaaagggaaagaaactGCCGCACCGGCACCCGtgcctgaacctgaacctgCTCCCGAATCCCGATTTTCCTCCCCATTGACCGAAGAGGAATCTGAGGTCGAGGAACCGGCCCCTCCTGTGCGCTCCCCCTTTGACCTCGTGAAAGCTACCGCGCGCATAATACAGCCGCCCAATGCCTCCGACGAAGATGCCCCTGTCATAAGGAATCAGACCAAGAAGAAGATATCATTACGACCCGCCCCTTCTTTTGCCTCAGGATTGTTCGACAGCAACCTGACGGGACAGAGCAAAGCAACCGGTACGACTGGAGCGCCCCCAAAAAAGAGCACCTTTACCGACCGGCTGACAGCAAAGTTGGGTAAAAGCGTGGCAGCTACGAGGATAAAGAAGCGTAAGCGCCCCGAGGCGAGCCCTGATGTGTCTAATGAAAATGCAGCAGCTGAAGATGTGCCTGAACGTGAGCAACCGCCCTTAAAGAGGGCAAGGGCGCGTAGTGCTGCTACTACcgcgtcttcctcctctgtgCCCCCAGTAGGTAAAGGGAAGGTGGTGGATCTGCGGCGGGCAAGTCTGAGAAATAAAGAAATGGTAATTAAGGAGGAAGCCTCATCAACAAGGTACCCAATGCGGTCACCCCGAAAAGATTCTGTCGGAAGCTCCGCTGCTTCTATATCGACTCCCACTTTGAAGAAAAAGCGCGAATCTGATCTGGTGTGGCCTAAGATGCAGAATCCTAATTTTGATCGCGTACGTATATAGCTTTCACAATCAGAGGATTTAATTTAACTCGATTATCTCTCGACACATACATAGTTTGTCAAATGCGACGAGTGGGTAAACTATCCTTGAGTGGCATGTAGTTTTATACTGACCATGAACTGCTTACTATCTGCCTAGATGCGAGACGTGGTACCACATTGGGTGCGTAGGCCTGGAGCCGGACGACAAACACCTACAAGATACAGAACATTATGTCTGTCCGGTGTGCACAGCTGGCATCCCCAAGTGCGTTCAATACACTTAGACTTCCATGTGTATTTTCTGATGGATAGCTACTTCCTATTCTATTGTATCCTTGACTTAATCAGAAGCAGTGAGTCTTTTGCACGATATTTCTTTCCTCAAAATTCTAAATCAAAATCATGTCTGGATTTCGTAGAATCCCCTGTCAAGAAAATCAACGATGAGGAAGTCAACGGCCTCAAAGCACCTTGCGCCAGGCCGCGCTGTCTCCTAACCTATGTCAAACGGCGCACCAAGAACaagaattcacagcaacTGCTTCAAGAGCCACAGGTATACCTCGTGGAGGCCCTCGTAGGGCGGCGCAAGACGGTCGTTAGTGGAAAGGGGATATCTTACGAATATCTAGTTAAATGGCAAAAGTAAGGCTCTTTTCCAGTACCCGTGGCTTATCCGAGACCTCTTCATTTTATTGATTCACCATCTACTTTTTACATAGCTACGATTATGTCGACGCAACTGTTGAAAACCTAGACAGCATGGGGATGTCTAATCCTGGCCCTCTTGTCGAAGCTTTTGAAAATCAGGCCATTGCTGAAGGTAACAACTTCGAAGCAAGTGACACTGTTATCCTCCAGGAAGCTGTCGAAGCCGGCTGGACCAATGACATGGTCTATACAAAGCCTAAATGATTTCTTGCCCGAATATCTTTCTTGCCCtattttttcccttttccaaGTTTTGGTCATCGCTTATATGTCAACTTTCTTATCAGATATCTCTCGAACCTCTTTTCTGTGTCATTCCTCCTCGTTTCACTGTACATAACACAATTGTCATCACTACGCATTATCGCTATCCATCATCGTCTACTACGCTTTTTTCTTGGAATTTTCTCTAGATACCTCATCCTATACCCTCTGCTTCATTGTCCAGTTTCTAGCCATCTCATCATCTTGCTACCACTTATGCACCTGTATATACGGTATATGCTCTCGAATTCCTATGTTTGTTTACCTTGTTCATTGCTCAGCTTGCTTTTACAACCATGTGTATTCACCCTACCTGATGGTTAATTTCCTAGTCCGTTAATCCATATTAGAGAAATGTGTACATAGTAAATGCGGTACTAATATGAACGACTAAATTATGGTGCGTCCTGGTATCGTGCTCAAATAATTAAGGAATAAATGGATGTGAGCAAAGtatgcaaagaaaaaaaaaatagaacgTGTGATCGGGGTGGACATTAATAGTTTCCAAGGATTCTCATGGGtatggatgaagaaagaggaaaataTAGAAAGAAGGCATCTCCAACCAAGGTCGATGTGTAAAGTATCACAGAAACACAGGTTGACTGACGACCACCATGTGCCGACCCCGACAGAGAGTGGAATGTTATACCAAAATGACGGCCAGCAGTAGCGCCATGAGCACGATCATCAGAATGATGATGCACCACCCGCTGCCCTTTTCTTCTGAATCGCGTAGGAATTTTCGCATACGTCGCATCGCGTCGTTGAGCTTCTGATCTGACCGGTCCACGTTCGCCTCAAGGTCAGTAAGCATTCTAGTGAACAGAGGCATAAGCTGCGGGATTTGCACTAAGAAGTCTCGTCACCACGTACTCGTTATGCTCTTCGATTTCCTGGCCCATCAAGCTCGCTTGCTGTGCTAGTGTGTTTAGCGTGCCCGCTATTGAATCCATCGTGTGGTCTTGCTGTTGAAGCATAATCTACGAATTAATTAGCACTGGTTCCCGCATCGTTGAAGTATGCACGGAGGTGCAGAGGGGTGACAGTACCTGCTGCTCTTGTCGAGCCCATTCCGATTGGTGGTCGTCCCCATATCTCTCTGAGAATGGTGAACCAGGGCCTGCTCGAGGAGAAATTGCGTGAAGCTGCGTACCGGACCCTGATGGCTGCGAGGCAGATGGGGATGAGGATACGTTGGCTCTCATGTTCTGGACTTCCGAAGGGACATTATTAGTGGTCTATTAtgcaaaaaatgaagaacatGAAATGAAAGACAGGATCGCGGAGTCGCAGAGTCACGGAGGAGCATGGAAGGGTGAAAGGTAATGCGATGAACAGGCAGACGCACCTCTATTTCTTTTCGTACATGCCCCACATATCTCCGCCGTTTTTGAACCtcagcatcatcaagtcCGAACATTCTTGCATCTGTTGACTCTACAATCCTTCATAATTTGTCGCCTCGTCAAATAACTGGAATTGTCTGGTGGATGAAAGCACATACTTGACACTCTCCTCCAGATCTTCAAGGTCTGCCTCTAGCGTCGCGAGTGTGGCCTTCAACTGTTTGATAGAATGCCATTTGAAGCATGCCCTCTTTGTGCAGTGACATTGACAATACTCACCTCATTCCTGGCCCACATCAACTCTTCACTATCTTCCCTCGCCATATTCCTTATACGAAGAAATGACGACTGCAGCTGTGCAGCGGTCTGCAGAGAGTTCTGGATCTCTTGTTGCACAGCATGGTAAGGGTCTACAGACATGACGCCAGTACCAGGTGGCGTATAACGAGCAAAATTCGTCTGAAATTGAACACCTCGAGCGTCTGAAGGCTTGAATGTTTAAGTGGTTCTGGGATTCCTGAGGTAGTCGACGGTCTGGGACTGCGCACAGGTCGGACTCTCCGCCTTAGAGTGAGTGGTATCAAAGACGTCTTATTTATGACGACAATTCTCACGAAGTGACTGTTGCACTGGTAGGGCGAGGATTATGCggttggaggaggtggaaagATGGACGTGTGCCCATCATGCCGAGTACAGGAGACTTTTGACAAACACGGAATTCTCTTATTTGTTATTAATTATCAGAAGCTTTAAATTTATTACATAATTTGTCAGCTGCGATCTTTTCTCCGCTTGAACAATGAACCAGGCCGCTTTGCTTGTGCTCTGTTTTCAACCGCCACTTGCTGCAACCCAACAACACCGTCGACCTGATTCTCCTTGCTCTCTATGCTCTATGCTGATTCTGCATGTATATGCCTCAGAATCGTGCTTCTGGTGGCTTCTAGCGGCATTCGTTTGGCTTTTCCTTTCGAAACAACGATGGGGATTGGCAAGCGCAAATCAAGAGTCAAGTACCTGATGGTCTGGATACAGCTGGATACCCGAGCGCTCCGTGCAGAAATAGAACGGAATAAAGATGTTCGGTTATGGTACACTTCTGTTTCCAAAAATGCTTCAATAGGCTATCAATGAAGTGCACTAGCATTTGGCGACCACTGCTCATTCATCTGAGCGGTCAGAAATGAGAGGTCACTTTGACTGGAGATATGCGCAGATCGAAACATTATTAACGAGGGAAAAAAAGATTGAAAAATTAATTATTCAACGGTTTTGATGGTCGCTCATCGATTGGAGAACTTCCTTTCATATGGCTTTTTGGCAATTTCAAAAAGTTGGTGTCAGTCTTGACTCCCCTAGTAGGAAAGTGTCCACATACGTTCAAATGGAGGTTTAGGACCATAAGGGCCCGAGGCGGGAAGGCTCTGCGTGTCCTGTGTACAGCGGTTCAATCAATAATAACGTCTATGTTACACCCTACCGACTACATCTCCTGATTACGATGTGAGTGAGGTTGTGCAGACACAGGACTGATAACCAAATTGTATAGTCTTTCCTCCCTCAAACCACAAATTTTCGCGTTATGAATCACATTTTGCACACATTGATTCCACCAAATGATTAATACAACCGACGCCTATACTACAGCTACATTTCCGATCGAAAGGCCTATAGTTGAAATCAGCAATGTAATGGCTAACTAGGTCGATGTGCCGCATTCTTCAAAGATTTTTTGGCCTTGTGTGCATCGTACTTTGACAAAATTATTGACTTTATAGCCTGAGGAACAGTAGCCTTAACACGTGGAAGGTCAGGGTGCGCCTCGTTAAGATGAGATATTGACGCTTTTTCGTGGGCCAGGGCCATCCCTGCGTGTTTTTCCGCTTCTGTATTCTCATCGTGAGCTGCAATGTGGTTCCCAGCATTGAGGTGCTTCGTGGCAGCTTTTGCGTGATTATCCTGAACCTGTCTATGGGCGGCAGCGGCCTTTGTATGGGCCTCGCTGGCTTGCTTGTGAGCTGCTTTGATCTGTTTCTCCCAGATACGCCTGACAAGCATATGTTTCTGAATGTCGTTGGCGGGCACGATATCCTCAAGATGGCTAAGACGCTTAACCGCCTGGTGGCTTGGCACCTGCACCAAGTCACCGTGAGAACCACCATCTTCAGAGGCAATCTTCCGGGTAAAGATATCAGGATTGAGAACGTTGTGTAAATATCTGTGATTCTGAAGACAGTTGTGTCAGTTTGGTACCTTCGTTCAGAGAATATGTAATACCGAGACGAAGCTGGTATTTTTGGAAGCAGTATCTTTAAGGCGAACAGGAAGACCAACGACATCTACAGCGGCCACCGCGGACACGATAAGAATAGTGATGATGAATTTCATAGTCGTCCAGCGATTATGCGAAGTTTACTGCAGCAATGGGTGGGGTGCGTTATGATGAGACCAGCTCTATTCTTTTGATCTATGTTCATGTTGGAATATATAGGTGTTCAGCTTGGTAGATCAATCATGTGCATCATTGGCTAGATTTCGGTGCTGTGTGTTTGTCGAATTACAATGCAACCACGGATCTATCAAATCTACATGTAGTCTACACTCAAGAACAGCCTTTTACGTTTCAATGGAGTTCTAATGACTATAAAAGGCGCGAGGCTATCATACACCACCCAAAAATAGTTATTGTAGATGACATGACTCGGAGCGTCGTAGCTGGGTCATAAATGGCATATTGGTGCACAGGATTTACGCTTTCAATCGAGATGTTCAATATCTAAAAATGTCTTTGGGTGTAATCCTGCCGCCTTGCTACACTACCGCTTCTGCTGTGTATATACTATCCATGATTAAGAAACATATCGTTTCTTAATTGGTTCTGTTACCTTACCGGTTTGAGTGTTACTGCGGTGGTCGGACAGATAGCAACGTAACATTATAAGTGCCTGTAGCAATTTGCAAGCGCCCCGGAAAAACTGCACAAAAACTTCATTGGGAATCTACATAGTAGTAGTTTTCTACAAATGTTACGTCGACGCCTTATGTAAAGACTTCTTTGCTTTGTGTTTGCTGAATTTGGACTTTATGATGGACTTCGCCAACTTGAAAGGATACAGGACACCATGCGATACAGGTTGATGAGCCTTTTGTAGATGATGGTCAGACTTTTGTGTGTGTTCAACCGCCTGTTTTCTGTGTTCCTCGGCTTCGTGTTCAAGCGCATGTGCATGTTTGACATATTGGGTGCTGCCGTCTTCCAAGAGATTAATTGCTGAAGCCGACATCATGGATGCCTTAAAGGCATGAGCACCTGATGCCTTGTCATGGGCCTGGGCAGCCTTTGTGTGCGCCTTTGTCTTCAGATGCGCTAGCGAACGTCGGTAAATCGGATGGTCGTATTCGGATGAGACTCTAGCGAACGGGTATTGATGCAGTGATTCCCCTCTGACTTTTGCTTCATCGATAAATGTTCTGCAAATTTGGTTTTCAGTGCAAGCACGTTTGCCTACTGACACGGACTCGGAGTTCTAATCAACATATGAGTACGCAATTCGGTAAGATATAAGATAATATAAGGCTCCTACTGTAATAGCAGGATCATCATTAAATGTAGCCCGTTTTGACAAGGAGGGTAAGCCATAGACATATCTGATAAGTGCAATGCACAATGTGAGGCAAATAGCGAAAGGCTTCATGATAATCGACCAGCGATTATAAATATTCCCGACTTTAATTGGTTGTCGAATTAGAAGGAAGCAGGAAATAACTGATCGTTTCTTTGCCCCACACTGGTCTTTATATATTTCTCCAATTGACAAAAGGCGACTGGTAAATCCACACTCACAGAGCCCAGCACAGCACGAAAAATAAATTCTGAAGGAAGAGCCACAATTTTAAGCAAGAGGGTTACAAAACCGGTTCCCGAAAACTCCGAAGACTACAAAAGCGATGCTCCATCATGATCAGTACACCCACTAGTGCGCGATGAGTTAGTGTGCACTTGTGGATGCAGGCAAGAAATGATATACGATGCATTTGAAACTTTCGGGTACAAGCATGTGAACACAATTCTCTGTTATCTCCTTGAGTAGATTCCGAAAGCAAATGAGAGTATTTCAATAGCCCCGTGTTCCACGCTTCCTTCTTGATTTTCTGTGATATTCAAGTTGCTACGATTTTCTCACCTTTACTATGACATCCAAAAGTCTTTCCATTGCTCAACTTCCGCTCCCAATCCATCCTGGAAAAGCTCCTCAGGTGAGTGACCCATCatattctttctctctttccaCACATTTTCGCCTCCCTCCATTGCACGGAGCTCATTTAACAATTGCACATTGACCGACGCGGCTGAAGCCAGGTAGTGCATAATCGTATTACCGTAGACATCCTCAGCCGCAAGGTTTTGGGTCCCGCTATCCAGAAGCCACAGAATTAGTTCATGTTGCCTAGTTTCGTCAAGCTTGTCTTCAGCGCTTCGAGTACGTGGAAGTGGAACATTATCGTTTTTAGAGGTGAGTATTCCCCGATTGGCAGGATTCCGCCTATGCAAATCCATTGGTACCCAAATTTTGGTATCAAGAGTCCGCACGTCGTGCACGCTCTCGAAGACCTTTTGACTGAAGATATTGACGTGTAGATCAGTGAGCGGAAGTGATGCTACGTGGAGAAGGGTGTGGCCTAAAGCAGTGCACCCAGCGGAACTGAGCGGTGTGGCGGTGTGTCTGCATAGTCTTTGCAACAGACTAATATCGAGCAGTGCGGCG is a window from the Psilocybe cubensis strain MGC-MH-2018 chromosome 8, whole genome shotgun sequence genome containing:
- a CDS encoding Syntaxin-6 codes for the protein MSVDPYHAVQQEIQNSLQTAAQLQSSFLRIRNMAREDSEELMWARNELKATLATLEADLEDLEESVKIVESTDARMFGLDDAEVQKRRRYVGHVRKEIETTNNVPSEVQNMRANVSSSPSASQPSGSGTQLHAISPRAGPGSPFSERYGDDHQSEWARQEQQIMLQQQDHTMDSIAGTLNTLAQQASLMGQEIEEHNEMLTDLEANVDRSDQKLNDAMRRMRKFLRDSEEKGSGWCIIILMIVLMALLLAVILV